A stretch of Caenorhabditis elegans chromosome IV DNA encodes these proteins:
- the T25B9.8 gene encoding Lin-15A/B-like domain-containing protein (Confirmed by transcript evidence): MENISNEEKQAYQKKMLNVLMIDFLRSTNIEFSIVNHPKFRAMFELIRPDIVLPTTSDLIKVNVDKYDTFKRWELMNPDEYENLEKQRHEMVRQWMQTDILECRESNNEYMPNSLSNCFQLSQTSVGRERRSDEQSVFPNEMEEESSMDNEFDANSENSNDMAQSSPNVNSQDIKLEPISDYDDAPIETKPSLEDLQMQENSNAGNSTSESQIMNNPVTSDSFGTGPSTSLTNCKSEFELLLKKYKITRVEEEKSLIGSIDNGKSSQKRSKSSIQLTTFEHIPGYVKWPCLVCNQQMEMTKVRSVNNTDAYIMIYVCVMNDKYDMDKAKELARMQRFKCCVSHLDELYESALHFLGVVDPDIDIHTDNEKIVQAYHAVKGIKDSRFVQKLVFEGSRKHIVPFCNTLKNFFQKYARKNYIRQATRKILPTEIYGFGEIPIETK; this comes from the exons ATGGAGAACATCAGCAATGAAGAG aaacaagCTTATCAGAAGAAAATGCTCAACGTGTTGATGATTGATTTTCTGAGAAGTacaaacattgaattttctatCGTAAATCATCCAAAATTTCGAGCAATGTTCGAGCTCATCAGACCGGATATTGTTTTGCCTACAACATCAGACTTAATT AAAGTGAATGTCGACAAATACGATACATTCAAACGATGGGAGCTTATGAACCCCGATGAAtacgaaaatttagaaaaacaacgTCACGAAATGGTTCGTCAATGGATGCAAACTGATATTCTTGAATGTCGAGAATCAAACAACGAATACATGCCGAATAGCctttcaaattgtttccaatTGAGTCAAACTTCGGTAGGCAGGGAAAGACGATCTGATGAACAGTCGGTTTTCCCAAACGAAATGGAAGAGGAGTCATCTATGGATAATGAATTTGACGCGAACagtgaaaattcgaatgaTATGGCACAATCGAGTCCAAATGTGAACTCACAAGATATCAAATTAGAACCAATATCAGATTACGATGATGCCCCCATTGAAACAAAACCTTCATTAGAGGATCTTCAAATGCAGGAGAATTCAAATGCAGGAAATTCAACCAGCGAGAGTCAAATTATGAATAACCCTGTAACTTCTGACAGTTTTGGAACGGGACCTTCTACTTCATTGACTAATTGCAAATCGGAATTCGAATTGTTactgaaaaagtataaaataacAAGAGTGGAAGAGGAAAAGTCACTAATTGGCTCGATAGACAACGGAAAATCATCACAAAAACGTTCGAAATCGTCCATCCAACTCACAACATTTGAACATATTCCTGGATATGTCAAATGGCCGTGTCTGGTGTGTAATCAACAAATGGAAATGACCAAGGTCCGTTCAGTCAATAATACAGATGCCTACATCATGATCTACGTTTGTGTTATGAATGATAAGTACGATATGGACAAAGCAAAAGAGTTGGCTCGAATGCAAAGATTTAAATGCTGTGTATCTCATTTAGATGAATTG TATGAAAGcgctcttcattttttgggagTCGTGGATCCAGATATTGATATTCACACGGATAACGAGAAAATTGTGCAAGCTTATCATGCAGTAAAAGGCATCAAGGATTCAAGATTTGTGCAGAAACTAGTATTCGAGGGTAGCAGGAAGCATATTGTGCCCTTCTGCAATACATTGaagaactttttccaaaagtatGCGCGGAAAAATTAT ATCCGACAAGCAACACGCAAAATTTTGCCGACAGAAATCTACGGTTTTGGTGAAATTCccattgaaacaaaatag